In the genome of Arachis stenosperma cultivar V10309 chromosome 2, arast.V10309.gnm1.PFL2, whole genome shotgun sequence, the window CAGCTGGATGTTGTATTCTTCTATCATATGCTCCATTACATATCTTAGCTTCATGTCGGGTTGAATGAGAAGTTTTTTAATTAGCTTAGAAGCTAGCCATTGACGGTCAGCCATGTTACTACCATAGTCCCAAGCACAAGAATGCTCATCAATTAAGGTCTTCACCTGGAAGCATCTACTGGCAGAATTCCAAGAAATATATATCAACCAAGGACATTTATTAGCTGCACATGTTGCCCTCAGTCTATGCTTCTCATTCTTAATGTATAACATGTCCTTTCCTTCATGTACGAAGTAGTCTTTTAATGCCTTTTTGAAAATCTCAATTGTTGGAAACAACTGTCTAACCTTGAACTCAACCTCACCATATTCAGTATCTTCATCAAATGGATCATATGCTATCTTACCCTCGTCCTCTGAAGAGATTGGACTGTTGAAGGCCTCACTCTCATACTCATATGGCTTTTCATAGTCACTATCCATCTCTACATTAGTAGGAACCGAGCCAGACTGATGAAGCCCTTCACCCACATTATTTTTGTCAACACTCTCTGTCCCACCTACAGGACTTGGTTTCTGCCCTCTTCTTGGGCCCCAACATTCGGCCCAGGCCCAGAATTATAGTCTTCCATTGATCCATCCTGCAGTCCATCCCTAAGTATATGTCTTATTCTCACacctaaatattttttagatgtCTTCTTCTTAGCAGATGAAGAAGCCTTATTACCCCTAATCTTCTTCTTAGCTGAGCCTCCTTTTTTCCCTTCACCATCTCTAGTCCTAAGTTCATCATCACTACCCTTGTCATGTGTTCATAACCACCAGCCTCTTCATCCACTTTTCTCTTACCTGACAATGATTTTTTTGGcaccctcttttttttttttttttgctcttTTCCCTTCATCACTGCTGTTGTCATCTGTCTCATACCCAGGAGGAGGAGGCTTGTAAGGCTCATCCTCTGTTGTCTCATATCCATCATCGGAAGACGATGATGATGAACTCACCATAACAGTCCCAGGGGCCACACCATCCTCCATTACTTCAGCCACACTTCGTGttcaaaataaatatagaattcATCAGTGTCCCTGTTCATAAGCTTATTTTTCCTCATTTGGTTAATCTCCATATCCCCTTTCatggcatgaagactagcctcCATGTTGGGTGCTCTCATATCTAGACAAAATATCTCCTTATACCCTGTGTAACCCAACTCCTTAAACAATATCACCAGGTCAAAAAAGTTCACATAATCCAAGTCTAGTGGGGAAAACCTCTTCACTTTTCCATGCATGTAGCACAGGCCTCCCTCAGAATCATTTTGAAATCTCCCCTCATGATGAAACACCGGAATAATTAAATATTCAGACATCTGAGAAAAATAAACATGCATTACAATCTCAGAATCAATTTTTCCTAAATTCACCACAGTCAAAATTAGTGGAATCTGTTTCTAACTTTCTCTAACGTGTGCTTAAAATAATACATAATCAATTCTGATTAATCACATTGGACATTTCTTAATCAGGTTTCATGTTTTGTTTATTCAGACTACAAGTGAGTTGTAAAGCTCAATGGTGGTGTGTCAGAGTGAGTTAATAGGACCACATAAAGCACAAGACACAAAGAGGTCGATGGAGAAAGGGACTTACCTAGACCGTCACAAGCACCGTCAGTCAACTCCTCCAAGAGTCGTCAGAGCTCCGTCAACGACAATGACGTCAGCTTCGTCAATGCCCACCCTGGTAACAACGTCAACACGACTCTCTAACTCCCCAAGGTAAACAATGGTTACGAAGGTGAAAAACATTCTCTCCTAGGGTTTTCTGATAATTTTGAAAGGTAAATGAAGGGTTTTTATGGAATGGCACACTGTGAAATAAAACGACCATGTTTTATGTTGATGTGGATGCGGACAATTAACCCCCTAACCATTTCAGTTGTCCACATTTGCAGCAATCGTCCACGTCAGCCAACTCACACACACTCACCGTGACAGCTCAGCATTTTTCGTTCATTCTTGCTAGAGATTCACCCTCAAGGACCGGCTTGTGTGACGGAGGTATGGGACAGGGACCGAAGTGGATTACAATATTCGTCAGGGATTGTTTTTGTCATTGTACAAAATGGTCAGGAATTAGGTTCGTAGTTCACTCATAAAACAattatctcttttttttaataacgaTGTTCTTCTACCACAAGGGTAGTTGATTTTGGTTAATAAAGTAGTTTTTATCGTCATTTTTATTGGCGACAACAActcttctttttccttttttagtttttcttttattggCTATGGTATATATAgtcattttttaattatttctcaATATAATACCAGTTACCAAAATATTAAAACTTATTTTGAtgactttaaaatattaaattgtgtaaattaataaagttttaattttttaacattgAATCATGCATCCATAAATTGGTTACCATGATTGACTTTTTCATGATGTAAATAAAATCTATTCacttaatataatatattaaaaaggaaaaaaaataattttaatatattttactatttttagtAGAAATGACAAAATAAAACATTTATTGAACTGAGTTTGATTGAACATCcattttatcaatattttttataaagttAAAGATAAGTTATTGATATCTTGCAACACGACAGTATTACATGTCTCACTAAGAGCTGCACACGTATTTGAGTTCTTagtgagaaaaataaaatctacaGTAATAATAGTGTGTGAGTGGATGTGTGTTGtgtaagtgaaaaaaaaaagaattatctCTTTTTTTAGGATAGGATAAGGTTTGAACCCAATCTTAACCCTATTTGCGGGTTGAATTTGttattaaaattcaattctatcttactCACGGGTTAAGAACAACCCAACAGTAACCCTACCCGTAGGTTTTCACAAATATACAATATGATTATACAAAAATACTATctgtacactaaaatcaaccACAAAAATTATCCACcaatgtatttatgtataaataccaaggttctgaaaatcgaTCGAACCGGTCGAATCATGAATCGACGGGAAAAATGAATTGGTCAGATGCCAAATTTGAGGAATTTAAAATCGCCGTTGAATTGTTGAACTGGCCGAGAGCCGATCGATCGAACCAAACTGTGACCCGAccagtttttttaattttgctaACACGACGCCGTGTGGTTGAGCATTAGAGGAACCCTAACCAGCCCTAACCAAAACGTGCTCTCTCATACTTAGCCACTATCCGAGCTCCTCTCATCGAGCTCCTGCTCCTCCCACACTCTCTTCTGTCCAGCCACCGTTCAAACGTCGAAGCCTCCATCGCATAGCCACTATCCTACCGGCGCCAGCTCTGTTCTACCGCGCTCCTGTCCCTTCAGCCGTGTCAGCCTTCGATCGTGCTCCTTGTCCTCTCTTACGCCAACTCTGCTCTGTTTTGCGCTCCTGgtattaatttatctttttataactataattgaataatttttcaTTACTGTgaactattaattttttttgttgttagtTAATCCGCGAACTGTGATTTTTCATTACTGTATTTTAAGATTGTGGATAATTTTGAATATTTGTCATTAGTTAATCTATGAACCTTGCTGTTGTTACTAGGTTgaataattttgaataattgttgttagttaATCTATGAATCTTGCTTTTGTTACTGGGTTGaataattattgaataattttgaCTGTTGAGATTATTGGGTTGGAGTGGTTGCTGTGAACTTGTGATATTATAATTGGATTTATTGTTATTGAATTGCTGGTAATTTTTAGGTATGGATGAGAGTATCAACCAAGACATACCTAGGGATAATAATGCAGAGAATAATCTGGCTTCAAATCCTATTCATTCTAATGAA includes:
- the LOC130963539 gene encoding uncharacterized protein LOC130963539, with protein sequence MDSDYEKPYEYESEAFNSPISSEDEGKIAYDPFDEDTEYGEVEFKVRQLFPTIEIFKKALKDYFVHEGKDMLYIKNEKHRLRATCAANKCPWLIYISWNSASRCFQVKTLIDEHSCAWDYGSNMADRQWLASKLIKKLLIQPDMKLRYVMEHMIEEYNIQLNPRMIAKTLKVAREVVIGNARDQYEKVRDYLNELHRSNPGTIALVKTIPQLVSFPLFDRLYICLDTSKKGFKEGCRPLIGLDGCFLKGYYGGQLLSAVGQDANNHFFIIAFAVVLNECKDTWKWFLTLLQEDLGEVTQFGLNFISDQ